Proteins co-encoded in one Sulfuricaulis limicola genomic window:
- a CDS encoding XrtA/PEP-CTERM system exopolysaccharide export protein: protein MNSFRIVSVLASVMIFLTSGCASVPDEEENGEANRFASYTEGDYRIGADDRLQITVWRNPELSTTVPVRPDGKISVPLIGDVQAGGKTPTQVAAIIKDKLSAYIREPNVAVILTELRSHEFLSRVRVTGAVRTPRSMPYRPGMTVLDAVLEAGGTNDFAAPNRTKLYRKTKTKTDLLDINLADILVKGKLESNYDLKPGDVVTVPERLF from the coding sequence ATGAATTCGTTTCGTATTGTTTCGGTATTGGCGTCAGTGATGATTTTTCTGACTTCAGGTTGTGCCTCGGTACCGGATGAGGAAGAAAACGGGGAGGCTAACCGCTTTGCCTCATACACGGAGGGCGACTACCGTATTGGTGCCGATGACCGTCTCCAGATCACGGTATGGCGCAACCCGGAACTGTCAACGACCGTCCCGGTACGACCGGACGGAAAGATATCCGTACCCTTGATTGGCGATGTGCAGGCCGGTGGCAAGACCCCGACGCAGGTTGCGGCTATTATCAAGGACAAGCTGTCAGCGTATATCCGTGAACCGAATGTCGCGGTCATTCTGACGGAGCTGCGCAGCCATGAGTTTCTTTCACGCGTGCGGGTAACGGGGGCTGTGCGCACCCCGCGTTCCATGCCCTATCGTCCGGGTATGACGGTGCTGGATGCCGTGCTGGAAGCAGGCGGCACCAACGATTTTGCCGCGCCGAACCGGACCAAGCTGTACCGCAAGACTAAAACAAAAACTGACTTACTCGACATTAATCTCGCCGATATTCTGGTCAAGGGAAAGCTCGAATCCAACTATGACCTCAAGCCCGGCGACGTGGTTACGGTTCCTGAAAGACTTTTCTAG
- a CDS encoding BON domain-containing protein gives MKSLFGKSWIWVAVLLIGLAGCAGTQTRDSTGEYIDDAAITTKVKSALIADKQVSAFPISVETVKGVVHLTGTADTRAEADKATTIARGVAGVKSVVNKIQVK, from the coding sequence ATGAAAAGTTTATTTGGCAAAAGCTGGATATGGGTGGCTGTGCTGCTGATCGGTCTGGCGGGCTGCGCGGGCACGCAGACACGCGACAGCACCGGCGAATATATCGATGACGCCGCGATCACGACCAAAGTGAAGTCTGCGCTGATCGCCGACAAGCAAGTCAGCGCCTTCCCTATCAGCGTCGAAACCGTTAAAGGCGTGGTGCATCTGACCGGAACCGCCGACACCCGGGCAGAAGCCGATAAAGCAACGACGATTGCCCGCGGCGTTGCCGGAGTAAAATCGGTCGTCAACAAGATTCAGGTGAAGTAG
- a CDS encoding CsbD family protein, translating into MNWDTAKANWTLFKGNVKLQWGNLTHDHLSKIAGRRDRLTGKMQKTYGATKQVINEQVKEFVGPRKDHGPRI; encoded by the coding sequence ATGAATTGGGACACCGCCAAAGCCAACTGGACCCTGTTCAAAGGAAATGTGAAGTTACAGTGGGGTAATCTGACCCATGATCACCTGAGCAAGATTGCGGGCAGGCGCGACCGGTTGACCGGAAAAATGCAGAAGACCTATGGCGCCACAAAACAGGTGATTAATGAGCAGGTCAAGGAATTTGTCGGGCCCCGAAAAGACCATGGTCCCCGTATTTAA
- a CDS encoding DUF1328 family protein, translating to MLYYAAVFFVIAIIAGIFGFGGIAAGAAEIARILFFIFIVIFLVSLIMGLGKGKWRS from the coding sequence ATGCTTTACTATGCTGCGGTATTTTTCGTAATCGCCATTATCGCCGGTATCTTCGGGTTCGGCGGTATCGCGGCAGGCGCTGCTGAAATTGCACGCATCCTGTTTTTCATCTTTATCGTGATATTTCTCGTCAGTCTCATCATGGGTCTCGGTAAAGGAAAATGGCGCTCTTGA
- a CDS encoding PA2779 family protein: protein MKLLRRLTKPVSHLVVFGLLALTLHLPAAHAGMIGTEAVVNAAQTQQNRERVYSALNRGDVQAQLLARGVDPTQVQARLDSLTDEEMQTLATNMDQLPAGGGVVGALVLIFLVLLLTDLMGLTNIFPFVKHNR, encoded by the coding sequence ATGAAACTACTTCGTCGCCTTACCAAACCCGTCAGTCATCTGGTCGTTTTCGGTCTGCTCGCGCTGACCCTGCATCTGCCCGCGGCACACGCCGGCATGATCGGCACCGAGGCGGTAGTCAACGCCGCCCAGACCCAGCAAAACCGCGAGCGCGTGTACAGCGCGCTCAACCGCGGCGATGTGCAGGCCCAGCTTCTGGCCCGCGGCGTGGACCCGACGCAGGTTCAGGCGCGCCTGGACAGCCTGACGGATGAAGAAATGCAGACCCTGGCGACCAACATGGATCAGCTGCCGGCCGGCGGCGGCGTCGTCGGTGCCCTGGTATTGATCTTCCTGGTGCTGCTGCTCACCGACCTCATGGGTCTGACCAACATCTTCCCGTTCGTCAAACACAATCGCTAA